Below is a genomic region from Prolixibacteraceae bacterium.
ATGAAAGATGTGTCAGGAGCGATAGGGATAGACCTTTCTAATACTTCAATACCATCCATTTGTGGCATCTTAATATCACAGAATACGATTTTGTAGTTGTTGTTTTTAATCTTTTCGATTGCTTGTAGTCCATCTTCTGCCGTGTCTACATCATAATCTTCGAAGGAAAGAATGTCTTTTAGAGAGTTCCGAATGCTTCTTTCGTCATCAATGACCAAAATTTTATCCATATCTTTTGTTACTGAGTTATACTAAATAATGCTCCTTCTGCAAGTGCATATCCTGTTTGGTGTATTTTCGATATATTACTGTTTGATAGAACTAAATTGGTTAAAAGAGATGCGTACACAATCATCGTCTCTCTAATAGGAACCATTCCTGGAATATTTTTTCTCTCTTCTCTGGTTGAACTGATGAGTTTGGAATATAGATCTGAAAAATCATTTAGTTCAATCTGATTTAGCTTATGTAGATGAGAAATAGGTTTTTTGTATGTTATTAGATCTACATAGGTGTCAAAAGCTCCAGAACTTCCAATAAGTGTTTTGGGTTGATGTTTTGCAATCATTTTCCATAGCTCATCGTGTTGCTCTTGAAAGTAGTCAGATATCTCCTTGATGGTGCTTGGACCAATTTTGTCTTCAAAAGGAAAACGTTGCAATATTCGTGCCATTCCCGTTTTAAAGCTTTTACTCCAAATGATCTCGCCATTTTGGATGAGAACAAATTCATTACTTCCTCCTCCAATGTCCATTGAAAGTATGGGGTGAATAGTTTTGTCTATTGTTTTTAGTATGGCTAGAGACGTGATGTTTGCCTCTTCTGCACCAGTAAGAATGGTGAGCTTAAATTGTTTGTTTTGGTTGATTGCTTTGACAATGTCTGGGCAATTATTTGCCTCTCTGATAGCTGCAGTAGCATAGATGTTTACAGTTTTAATGCCATGCATCAGTGCTACCTGATAGTGTTCAGATAATGCTGACAGGATGTTCTCTATGCCTCTATTGGTGATACAATTGTCTCTGTAATTCTCATCTGCTCCAAGTCTTACAGGAATCGACTCTTTGTAATGAGAAATAAGTTTGTTCTGAACGATCTCTCCAATTAATAGAGTGCAAGTATTGGTGCCAAGGTCTACAACTGCCGTTTTCATATGGTTTATTCGCTTTTTGTAATGGCTTAAAGGTACGCGAAAACAATGATATGTTCACAACGGCTTGTTTCTAATTGGTGATGGTGACATATCCTTCACTTTCCCACTCTTCTAATCCGCCTTTTAATACGAGACAATTTTTATATCCTAGCTTTTCGAGACGATGGACAGCCATTTTGGGGCGCATCAGGGTGTTGTCTATACCATATAGAATAATTGCAGTCTCTTTGGCTGGACATGACGCTTCGATGTTCGAGATAAACTTCGGATCGTTTACGTCATAATTAGTCGAATTGGGAATATGATGTCTCATATAGGCATGATGAGGAAGGACGTTTACGATCATCGTTGGGGTGTCAGATTCGATGATTTCATTTAGTTGAATAGGGCTTATGTATTTCATGTTACAGATGGTTTTTCTGATTAAAACTATTTTGTATAGGTTTTTGTTTAAAAAATAGTGTTTTTTCAAAAGATTGATTGTCAAAAGTTAATGTGTTCTGTCATCCATTTAAGGGCGATAAAATACGATCTAAATTGATAATCGTGTTTGTAGAATTAAAAAAGTGCCTTATATTTGCACCGCCTTTAAGAAATAATAGGCACAATTAGATGTTGATTCAGTAGCTCAGCTGGTAGAGCACATCCCTTTTAAGGATGGGGTCCTGGGTTCGAACCCCAGCTGAATCACGAATAAGTAGACCAATCGATGGTTTACTGACTGTTTAATTTAGAGTTGATTCAGTAGCTCAGCTGGTAGAGCACATCCCTTTTAAGGATGGGGTCCTGGGTTCGAACCCCAGCTGAATCACAAATAAGTAGACCAACCAATGGTTTACTGACTGTTTAATTTAGAGTTGATTCAGTAGCTCAGCTGGTAGAGCACATCCCTTTTAAGGATGGGGTCCTGGGTTCGAACCCCAGCTGAATCACAAATAAGTAGACCAATCGATGGTTTGCTGACTGTTTAATTTAGAGTTGATTCAGTAGCTCAGCTGGTAGAGCACATCCCTTTTAAGGATGGGGTCCTGGGTTCGAACCCCAGCTGAATCACGAATAAGTAGACCAATCGATGGTTTGCTGACTGTTTAATTTAGAGTTGATTCAGTAGCTCAGCTGGTAGAGCACATCCCTTTTAAGGATGGGGTCCTGGGTTCGAACCCCAGCTGAATCACGAATAAGTAGACCAATCGATGGTTTACTGACTGTTTAATTTAGAGTTGATTCAGTAGCTCAGCTGGTAGAGCACATCCCTTTTAAGGATGGGGTCCTGGGTTCGAACCCCAGCTGAATCACAAATAAGTAGACCAACCAATGGTTTACTGACTGTTTAATTTAGAGTTGATTCAGTAGCTCAGCTGGTAGAGCACATCCCTTTTAAGGATGGGGTCCTGGGTTCGAACCCCAGCTGAATCACAAAGAAGTAGACCAACCGATGGTTTACTGACTGTTTAATTTAGAGTTGATTCAGTAGCTCAGCTGGTAGAGCACATCCCTTTTAAGGATGGGGTCCTGGGTTCGAACCCCAGCTGAATCACAAAGAAGTAGACCAATCGATGGTTTGCTGACTGTTTAATTTAGAGTTGATTCAGTAGCTCAGCTGGTAGAGCACATCCCTTTTAAGGATGGGGTCCTGGGTTCGAACCCCAGCTGAATCACAAAGAAGTAGACCAACCGATGGTCTGCTGACTGTTTAATTTAGAGTTGATTCAGTAGCTCAGCTGGTAGAGCACATCCCTTTTAAGGATGGGGTCCTGGGTTCGAACCCCAGCTGAATCACAAAGAAGTAGACCAATCGATGGTTTGCGGACTGTTTAATTTAGAGTTGATTCAGTAGCTCAGCTGGTAGAGCACATCCCTTTTAAGGATGGGGTCCTGGGTTCGAACCCCAGCTGAATCACAAAGAAGTAGACCAACCGATGGTTTACTGACTGTTTAATTTAGAGTTGATTCAGTAGCTCAGCTGGTAGAGCACATCCCTTTTAAGGATGGGGTCCTGGGTTCGAACCCCAGCTGAATCACAAAAAGTAAAGACTATCTCATATGAGGTAGTCTTTTTTTTC
It encodes:
- a CDS encoding rhodanese-like domain-containing protein yields the protein MKYISPIQLNEIIESDTPTMIVNVLPHHAYMRHHIPNSTNYDVNDPKFISNIEASCPAKETAIILYGIDNTLMRPKMAVHRLEKLGYKNCLVLKGGLEEWESEGYVTITN